Proteins encoded in a region of the Solanum dulcamara chromosome 9, daSolDulc1.2, whole genome shotgun sequence genome:
- the LOC129903874 gene encoding cyclin-D2-1-like, translating to MAPSMDYAFSSLLCAEDNSSIFCNEDNDVGFGFVEEVVVEDIWYPRIHRNCQENRKLFNGEEFYTGVPLQSDECLVLMIEKECEHMPAVDYLERLRNGDLDIGARDEILDWIYKVHSQFNFGPMCAYLAVNYLDRFFSAYDLPKDKAWMMQLLGVACLSIAAKMEETDVPLSLDFQGGDTKFVFEAKTIQRMELLVLTTLKWRMQAITPFSFIDYFIKKISSDQITSRSSINKSVELILSTLKGIHFLEFKPSVIAAAVAISFAVKTETVDSEKALSALVQHVQKDKVMKCVKLIQELSLPSDFVKVPIASSIPSLPQSPIGVLDAACLSYRTDGSGVESCANSSHNSPVKRRKLNRPCEVDT from the exons ATGGCACCCAGTATGGATTATGCATTTTCTAGCCTTTTGTGTGCAGAAGACAACAGTAGCATTTTTTGCAATGAGGACAATGATGTCGGATTTGGGTTTGTAGAGGAAGTTGTGGTGGAAGATATATGGTATCCTAGGATTCATCGAAATTGTCAAGAAAACAGGAAGTTGTTTAATGGGGAGGAATTTTATACTGGTGTGCCATTGCAGAGTGATGAGTGTTTAGTCTTGATGATTGAAAAGGAATGTGAACATATGCCTGCTGTTGATTACCTTGAACGGTTGAGAAATGGGGATTTGGATATTGGGGCTAGAGATGAGATTCTTGATTGGATTTATAAG GTTCATTCACAATTCAATTTTGGTCCAATGTGTGCATATTTGGCTGTCAACTATCTTGATAGATTCTTTTCTGCCTATGACTTACCT AAGGATAAGGCATGGATGATGCAGTTACTTGGTGTAGCTTGTTTGTCAATTGCTGCCAAAATGGAGGAGACTGATGTTCCTCTGTCTTTAGATTTCCAG GGAGGGGATACAAAGTTTGTATTTGAAGCTAAAACCATACAAAGAATGGAGCTACTTGTGTTGACCACATTGAAATGGAGAATGCAGGCTATCACCCCATTCTCATTCATAGATTATTTCATCAAGAAGATAAGTAGCGATCAAATCACTTCAAGATCTTCAATCAATAAATCAGTAGAACTCATACTAAGCACACTAAAAG GAATTCACTTCTTGGAATTCAAGCCTTCTGTGATTGCAGCAGCAGTGGCAATCTCATTTGCAGTAAAAACTGAGACAGTAGACAGTGAGAAAGCACTATCTGCTCTAGTTCAACATGTACAAAAG GATAAAGTGATGAAATGTGTTAAATTGATTCAAGAATTGTCATTGCCAAGTGATTTTGTTAAAGTTCCAATTGCTTCTTCAATCCCATCTCTTCCTCAGAGTCCAATTGGTGTGTTGGATGCAGCATGCTTAAGTTACAGAACTGATGGCTCAGGAGTCGAGTCATGCGCGAATTCATCGCATAATAGTCCAGTGAAGAGGAGAAAGCTAAATAGACCCTGTGAAGTGGATACTTAG